tgacttggtgagtgagtgtggcttccatatttaagctagctctactccactagaactagcaatatggtgctattggttccacctattccctagccatccacttatatgggcttttgtgattttcctgggatttatttgaatttcttaactgggcctagcccataaatcctaacaatcccccaccagatctcaaatgcccatctgcagttttcgccactgttcactactgtttaatatactagtttttcagcagagactgttaagttgaacttccgcctagaactccaagctacaccaacccacaacttggacaatggactatgccttgaattgcaagttttgcgtgaatgggtttcacttgaagtcatgaccagtacttggctaccagtagtccccttctcgggtggagcatatacgtcgtactctaaggtctcttcatgagtttactagagatcacccaaatctcatagactgcgacgttagacagtctaactcatataggtgtgttctttcaaagaatgttctgcaggacaacatcttcgctaatacaagccaacagaacacattaaggcacaaagccaacctgccttacagcatttgagagtattgcatctttacttagagaggatcaaaggttactctcctcaattcaccaatggcttgttcttctcaggacctaattcacgggatctccgatcacatagactgggtttccaccatggcaactttattcgggtctcatacccatctctctcgatgcgatttctatcacattacgtggtagtcccttggtaaaaggatctgccaaatttttatctgttgaaatataagtcacacttataactccggagtttctcaactttctgacagacttcaatcgtcttttgacatgtcttgatgactttccattatccttagaactcgtcactttagcaatcactgtctgattgtcacagttcataaggatagctggtattggtttctcaaccaccggcaagtccatcaagagttcacgcaaccattctgcctcaacggttgctgtgttaagtgcagctagctcggcttccatggttgacctcgtcaaaatggtctgcttgcatgacctccatgataccgcacctccaccaatagtaaagacataaccactggtggcataaagctcgtctgcatcagatatccagttcgaatcactatatccttcaagtactgcatgctgaccagaatagtgtattccataactcattgtaccttgcaggtagcgcataacccgctcaagtccatgccaatgatcagtcccagggtttgacatgaacctgctcaatttgctcacagcaaacgagatatcgggccttgttgcaccagcaagatacatgagtgaaccgacaatctgagagtatctcaattggtctaaatcAATTCTCTtgttcagttgagattttatagcgatcggttaggataaatgtaacagccaagaaacaaaaaaatcaaactgtagccgcgcccccgcaagggggggccggatttcggcggaccattcacgcgcatgtcgtgcgcccttcgccccggctcggcgaggcgagcgagcgcgcgcgtgtggctctccacactctctcctctcgtctatgacttggtgagtgagtgtggcttccatatttaatctAGCTCTACttcactagaactagcaatatggtgctattggtacaCCTATTCCCTAgtcatccacttatatgggcttttgtgattttcctgggatttatttgaatttctcaattgggcctagcccataaatcctaacaaaagGGAGGGTGATGTCCGGGTTGGGTTTTTGCTATTCGAATTGATGCAGCTCTAACCTATAGCAATAAAATACGATGAAAATAGTAGAAGTCGGTACGAATTAAATCTAAATTGGTAGTTCTCTTTGTGACAGTGAATTAAATCTAAGTTGGTAGTTCGCTTTGTGACAGTGGAAGGTGGTACGTGCTGTGTGGGCAAGCCACCACCACTAGTCAGCGAACTTATATGATGGGCCAACAACCAAGCAGTCAAAGCAGTTGGAACGCCATAAGCTGGAAGAATCTATTTGAAGGAATTGGTTATGAGGAATCTTGTTAAGCTAGTGAAGATAGAAAATGGCGGTGGTGGTGAATTTGTGGCTGCTCACCATAAGGTTCATGCATTTTTACAGCATGAAGCACAAGAGGCTGCTCAACTTTGTGGGTATCCATAATATCCCCTTCTTTACGAGATGGCAACAACCAGTCGTCTCTCTCTACAGAATTATACAGTTAAATATGCTGCTCTGTCCAGCTCTTTGCGAAAATTACGACCTATCTTGTCCAACTTCCAGGAACACACGTGTTTTATTGTATGTATAGAACCAAAAGAAAAACTCCCGAAACCATGCCAACCACTCGTAGACACATCTTATAGACAGTGGCGGACGCAGGACGAGAATTCATGGGGGGCCAAAAAACCACATGACAAATCAAGCAAAAGATCATAAAAACCAGCGTTGCATTGATTTCAAGTTTTATATCAATACACGATATAAATCCAAAgaaaaaataaataaacaaaagaAGTAAACATGATGTTAAGTTCTTACTAGCCTAATAAAAATTGGGTGTATCTTGCCGAATATTGATCTCTTCGATGGGCAGGTGTGCCGAGAAAGGGGTGGGTCAAGGGACGTCTCTAGTTGAGAGATAGGGCTCGTTGGTTCGACAAGCTCGTTGACCTCCAAGGACGGGTCACATCATCGCGACAAACAAGATCGGACATGCCGAGGTAGCTAGCGTCATGAGAATGACGAGCGAGGCGGGGGCACCGCGAAGGGGTGGGGTTGTGTAGTGTCGCGACATAAGGAACAAGACATCGAAGCAGACTGGATCAGGCGGTGTCGATAAGAATGGGACTGGGCCATAGTCAAAATGTTCCTGGATCGATTGGATTGAGGAACGGGGTCATGGGTTGATTCTATGGGACAGGAATATTATGAATTTGATATGTTGAGTCTAATGGGCCGATGATCTCGGGTTGATTCTATGGGTCAAGGGTCGTGTTCTAAAATTTCAATAACAACCTAACACCAGTCTAATACCATCTCATTCTACCATTGAAACTTTAGGCTATCTCTATCAGATTCTCTATCTTATCCTCTATTTTAAATCTTACTCTACAAACAGTGTCATCTACAGTTCTGTATTCCCTATTTTACACTACTTGCTGGAGACAGTGTTATACAAATAGAAAACTTCAACAGACCTAAAACTTTAATTTTTCTCTATACTAACACTAAATGAATATTAGATATATAAGAGAGAGAGAAAATTGAGAGGGGGGCTATGGTCCACtttgcccccccccccctctcggtCCGCCCCTGGTCATAGACAACGATTCTCTAGGATGCTCTGCTCGTTTGTGCGAGTCCAATAACGTTGTTATCTTCGTGCGCGTCCATGCATATCGGGAGGGCCATCCTGCCTGCCGGTGAGCTAAAGCTAAATTAGAGACGACGCCGGAGGAAATGGATGGCCCAGATAGAAGATGGGAGCCATCCATGAGACGACAGTGTCTGCGCATGCATGCGCGTAGTCGTCCGCTCCCCGCGCTtgtcgtccagcctcttgctctGCAGCAGACTCTTCTTGCCTCCCCAAGGAGATCTCCCGGCCTAGCTCCGTCCAGTTGGCCAAGCCGGAGCAAAAAGCTTGTGCGTCTGGCTGTCTCCGGCCGGCCGGGCTTGTCGTACGTCCTCCAATCCGTTGACGGTCAGGCCCTCTAGCTTTTGCTCGGTGTTCTGGagacagagcgagagagagagagagagagagaggtagaCGGAGATGGAGTGCCTGCTGGGGCTGCTCAAGGTGCGGGTGGTGCGAGGAGTGCACCTGGCAATCTGCGACCCGCTCACCCACAGCAGCGACCCCTACGTCGTCCTCCGCCACGGAAAGCAGGTAAAGTATAAACTGCATGCCACTCCAGCTTTCATAGCTTACTCTTCTATACCCCTCTCCATCTTACTGAGTCTGAATGGTATGGTATGCTCAAGTCTAAATAgtttttttttcaaaataatttttttcTAGTAATATGTTTTTCTCTTTAGCATCTACATATCACACCTATTTATATCTACGTACCTTAGTTTCCGTGTAGATATATTTTTCTTATCTAAAAAACCATTTCCactctctctcgctctttctaaatTCAATAGCACATCATCATCATTTCATTGAGTTATCGTCATAGTTAATAAATATAGAAACCATCTAGTTCCTAGGTTGGAAATACCCTTACACGGTTAGGGTCTGTTTAGAATATGGTAAAACACGTCGAAAAGAGGCACACATGAAGCTTTATTTTCTTATTAGGCTTATACTGCTGTATACTGTCCTTTGTCCTATAATGGTGCTTCTTCCGTTGAGATATAACATATATGGTTCCAAACAATAATTAAGCATTTTTACATCTCCGGCGTGAGAAGAGCTTTTTCTTAGGAAAAGCTAAAACCCAACAAAATATCTCCAAATAAAATCTCCTTAAAAATTAAACATCTTCCTAGCTAATTTGGTCTTTTTGCcacggaaaaaggaaaaaaaaaggtTCTCCAATAATTTTGCAAAATATCTCCTAAAATATAGGTGTTTGATAAATCTATCTACCCCTCAGCTTCCATATCAGTTTCTTCAAGCTCGATCTTCCCAACCTTCAGATGAACCATAAAGCCAAGAGAAATcatgatcataataaaagagCTTGCTCTACCAATGAGTAAATAATCTGTAGTAGCTTTATTAAACCCTAGATCTCTCGTGGTATGTCATGACAATAGGTAGAAACATAAGTTGAAACATTCTGTAGCTAGAAAGACGGTCATTGAAGATACTATACTATAGCCATTTGTTTACCTTAGAGTAGTTATTAGTATGAATAACATAAACTCTACTATAGCCATTTTCACTTTCCAACTGTCCTCACTCCAAAAGATTAAAAAAATATATAAGTTTCAATATAGGATCGTTGAAATGAGAACTTAAAGAGAATTGTTTTGCATCTGAGTCCTCTTTTAATTGCTAACGATATGGACAACCTGTTTTCATATATACTGCACAGAAAGTGAAATCAAGTATAAAATACCGCACGATCAACCCAGAATGGAACGAGGAGCTCACCCTGTCCATCACGAACATGATGAACCCGGTCAAGATTGTAAGTTCATCATCTCCATGATCTGATCCCAAAAATGCAGCGGCAACCTTGCGCTTCGACTGACAGTGTGAGCTCTTCCTCGTTTCTGGCGCGCGCGTCGACTGACAGGGACTCTTCGACCACGACACGTTCACCAAGGACGACAGCATGGGCAACGCCGAGTTCTGCATCCTCAACTTCGTGGAGATCGCGAAGCAGGACCTGAGCGACGTCCCCGACGGCACGGTGATAAAGACGATCCGCCCGGAGAAGGGCAGCTGCCTCGCCACCGAGAGCCACATCACGTGGAAGGACGGCAAGGTCTCCCAGGACATGGTGCTCAAGCTCAGGGACACCGAGACCGGAGAGCTCGTCCTGCACCTCACCTGGGTCAACATCCCAGGCGTCGCGATGTGAATCCCCTGCTGCATGAGGCGGCGACGCCTGCCCAGCTGGTTTTACTACACTAAATATATACGATTATACGATATGAAGTCTGTAAATGTGGCTCCGTACGTTTACCAGGTATTGGCAAACAAGGAGACCCTTGCATGCGTGTCTTGCTTGTTTGCAGTTAGCTTAGCTCACGCTACTGGGACTGGGAGCAATGCCTGTGCTCAGCTTTTGCTTCTGCGGGGAAATGCATTTGTTCTCAACATCTGTGAAGCTATTCCATACTGCAGCTATGTGCCGTCTTGATCAGCTTCCCACAAGGACAAAGCCGTTTATCAGTAGACCACCATGTAAGAACTTCAGACCACCGAGTACAAAACTGACAATAAGCATGCTTGAACCGTGTAAAATATCAATAAACTGGCTGGAACACGACCAGAAGGACGATTGGCATTCAGATTACTGCATAGCAGAAATTCTTAGGTTTTGTGGAAGGGAAAGATGAATGTAAAATATCAATCTAAAACAGAGTAACTAGTGCACTCACAGTATCTGTAACGATGTCAGCTCGCCTAGGCTCTCTGGAATAGATCCATTAAGCTCATTGTATGACAGATCCCTCCCTACGAGGAAAGTTAAAAAAAATATTTATCTGATCTAAGTGATAAGCAGCCTGAAAGATCCCTACAAATATTAAGTATCAAGGACATTGGCAACTTTAATTTTTTTTTAAGGAAATGGCAGGAGCTCTGCCTAATCATTAAAAGGAGATAGTTCAGATAATACACTGTACAGGTCCGAGGACCGAGATAAGATAGACTAGCAAACACAACGTGAGGAGCGCTCCCAACAGACCCACACAAATCCGCGAAACCACTGCAGCAACCCTAATACTGAAGGAACATGGCTCTCTTGAAAGTGCACACGTCCTCTTTAATCTTCAAGACTAATTGGATAGGGGTGAGGGCGCTATTTTCGAATATCCTCCGGTTTCTCTCCTTCCAAATGTTCCACAGGGTGTATATCATGAGGCCGTTGAAGTCACGCTTTTGGTTCTTTGGGAGCGGGGAGGATGTAGCTTCCCACCAGTCTTTTATGCTGGAGAAGTGAGTAGGGTCAGCCTGGGCCAGGAGGCTCAAGCCCTCCCAAACTAGAATCTGACGCCACACCGCCCGGGCAAAAGGGCAATGCAAATAGAGGTGGGGGCCGGTCTCCAAGGGACCATTGCAGAGGGAGCAGTTTGGTTGGTGCGGCCAACCCCGAGTCGCCAGATTGTTAGCAGTGAGGAGCTTGTCCTGTAGAAGAATCCAAGCAAAAATCTTGCACTTTTGCTCTGCCCGTGCCCGCCAAACAAAATCAGAATTAATGTGGTTGTACGATCCAATGAATTGTGCATTGTAGGTTGATTTTACCGTGAAGACACCATCGAGGTTCCATTTCTAGGCAATGGAGTCCGGCACCTGTGGTTGGAGGTGGAAATCATGGAGTCTAAACCAGAGGGAGACGAATTCCTCGATCTGCACCGTGGAGGTAATCTTGCCTCTCAACGACCTGATCCTATTCCCGTCATTGATCTCAATGGCAACTGACTTGTTCTTTCTTGAGACTAACTCGAAGAGgtgtggtgtcacacccggttttagaaggcaaaccgaatgtgaaccatgtacgtgccaggatcagcaattcacgtacacaacagttacatatcaTGGACATCATCATacaatgctcaaatagtattaaaagggaaataatagtcgattacatcacatgtctgagacatccacatagtctttacaaataatcaaagtgcgaaaacgaaacatagataaacgcggccatcacaggcagccgactgggggttgccgctaacccacgcctagaactcgtcgtagtcttggaactcctggaagtctccttccacggcttcatcttctcctgagcagtggttgcaatgtggacaacctagggaaggggggggtttggtgtgtagagcaagggtgagtacacatcaacatactcaacaagtgtcATGTTTGGATGTAGtgaactagctttatgtgggggtaagtcaagcagttgcttttagttggtcagattattattactagtagagaaagccaagttttaggattaacccacgttattaacccaaacatactctttccaaacggaaagaataccacttaccattaccagagtcattaccaagaaccatcaacctcgttgccacctgtaatccgaacatatcTGAacgagtaccactaatcactggagctcccttggccactcataaccgcgagaacggctgatatatcagttttcaaacactctgcataggttgtgcactttacccacaagccgtgattccctttctgcccggagagaactactccccattgaccactgcctaggtggtccagcagggcatcactacatagcctttacaaagattccccgaggctgtagccgcccgttaggtttcctaaatgtaccgcactccttcccaaggggcgaaccaaacttggcagagcgagccgcatacaccgagccccattgacggcacgacggctaagcaaactataccccggatcctctaattattcagctaagggcaccccattccaccctcatggt
This portion of the Zea mays cultivar B73 chromosome 2, Zm-B73-REFERENCE-NAM-5.0, whole genome shotgun sequence genome encodes:
- the LOC100281857 gene encoding GTPase activating protein; amino-acid sequence: MECLLGLLKVRVVRGVHLAICDPLTHSSDPYVVLRHGKQKVKSSIKYRTINPEWNEELTLSITNMMNPVKIGLFDHDTFTKDDSMGNAEFCILNFVEIAKQDLSDVPDGTVIKTIRPEKGSCLATESHITWKDGKVSQDMVLKLRDTETGELVLHLTWVNIPGVAM